The Methylocella tundrae genome contains the following window.
CAAACCTACTCAGCCTCACCGAGTGATTCCACAGCGGCGGCGGCGGCTGTGACCGCGGCCAAAAGTCTGGTCAGCGGCTTGAACAGCGCATCGGTGACGGTGCAGCAAGCCCGTGAAACGGCTGATTCAGGCATGGCGAGTTCGGTTGCGGCGATCAATTCTCTGCTCACCCAGTTTCAAACGGCGAATCAGCAAGTTGTCTCAGGTCTGGCTAGCGGGGCCGATGTAACCGATGCGCAGGACCAGCGCGATACGATCCTGCAGCAGCTCTCCCAGCAAATCGGCATCTCGACGACCGTTGGGTCGAACGGAGATATGTCCATCTATGGGGATAGCGGGGTCACATTGTTCCAGGGCGGCGTGGCAAGGACGCTAACGTTTGAGGCGACAAGCACCTATACAGCATCGACCGCTGGCAACGCTGTTTACGTCGACGGAGCGGCGATCACGGGAGGGTCAGCGACGATGCCGATCGCATCCGGCAATCTCGCGGGCCTGGCCACGCTGCGCGACACGATAGCTCCCACATATCAGACGCAACTGGACAATATGGCTGGGGCGCTCATCAATTCCTTCGCCGAAAGCGATCAAGCAGGCGTGGGTCCGAGCCTGCCGGGTCTTTTCACGACGCCCGGCGCGACCGCTCTTCCCGGCGCGAACGGAGGGTTAGCCAGTCAAATAAGTGTTAACGCTAGCGTCGATCCCAGCCAGGGCGGAAACGTAAATCTTTTGCGCGACGGCGGCATATCCGACACAGCGAATACAAACTATACTTATAATACGAGTGGCGCGTCGGGCTTCACGGGGCGCCTATCGCAACTGACCAGCAATTTGTCTGCAACGCAGACGTTCTCATCCGCTGGAGGCATCACCACAAGCGCAAGCCTGAGCAATTACGCGGCAGCGTCGGTGAGTTGGCTCGAGGCTGAGCGTTCGAGCGTTTCATCCAGCAGTAGCTATCAAAGCACGCTGTTGAGCACGGCGTCGACAGCTCTCTCGAATGCGACCGGTGTCAACATAAATGATGAAATGTCCAAGATGCTGGATCTTGAGCAATCGTTTTCCGCGTCTGCGAAATTACTAACCTCTATCAACGACATGTTCAATGCCCTCGCGGCTGCAATAATTGGATAGGACATTCGGCCATGAGCGCTTTCATCTCGACGCAATCGATCTCATCTTCGCTGCGCCAATCCGTCTTAAAGATGCAGACCGAGCTCGCGGCCAGCGAGACCGAGGTGTCGACCGGCAATTACGCGGACATTGGCCTAAGCCTTGGGAGCGAGACGGGTCAAAGCGTTTCACTTCAGGCCGAGACCTCTTTCTTGCAGACGATATCAGACACGAATTCCTCGGTTTCAACGCGGCTCAGCACAATTCAGAATAACCTAAGCGAGATGCAGACTTCAGCACAGACACTCCTTAATTCGCTGCTCGCCACGAATGGCGCCACGACGAGCGCGGTGACGGCTCAGTCGACGGGAAGTAACAGTCTCAAATCCTTAATTGCTACGCTCAATTCTACGCTCAATGGAGACTACATTTTTTCCGGGATAAATACCGGCAACGCGCCGGTGACTGACTACAGCGCCGCAAATGCGCCAAACAAGCAGGCGGTCGATGCTGCCTTCGCAGCGGCGTTCGGCATGTCGCAGACCAGCGCTGGTGTGTCGGGGATTAGCGGAAGCGCTATGCAGAGTTTCCTGAATACACAATTTGCTTCGCTGTTCCAAGGGACGAACTGGACAACCAATTGGTCATCGGCATCTGACCAGACGCTCACAAATACTATTGCGCCAAATCAAACCGAAAATACCTCAGTTACCGCTAATCAGGCGGCTTTTCAGGAACTGACGCAAGCCTATGTAATGGTTTCAGATCTGGGCGGCCAAAATCTCAGCCAAAGCGCATACCAGGCGGTGACTAATACGGCAAGCAAGCTTCTTACCTCCGCGATTAACGGCTTGACCGACATCCAAGCGGGGGTCGGCGTCGTTCAGTCGAGCGTCGCGAGCGCCAACAGCCAAATGTCATTACAAATGGATATTTTGTCTACGCAAGTCAGCAATCTCGAAAGCGTAAATACGTATGAAGCGTCAACACGCGTGAGTGAATTACAGACGCAAATTGAGACCTCCTATTCGCTTACGTCGCAGCTTAAACAGCTCAGCCTCGTGCAATTTCTGTAAGACATCCCGTCGTGCGTGACTGTCAAAGGATGGGCATGAAGACGTTGAAGCTCAAATGCGTCATTGCCTCAGGTTGTAGCTGTCCTACTGTTGGACGAAAGTAACTGCACCATGCAACGCGATGGGTCATCATGTATCAACTGAGTTATGCTGAAAGCATCGAAGAATCGACAAAAGAATGTCGCGAGCGTGAACGCAGGGCGCTCGACCATGCCATCGCGCTTCTGGAGAAAGCGGAGACAACGGGACCCGGCACGGCGGTCACCGGGGAGGCTTTGCAATTCCTTTGCAAATTGTGGAAGGCGCTGATCGAAGACCTGATCAACCCCGAAAATGATCTACCCGATGTGCTAAGGGGCGATCTGGTTTCGATCGGAATTTGGGTTCTGCGCGAGGCGGATGCGATCCAGGCAGGGCGAGCGGATGGGCTCGACAGCCTGATTGAGGTCTGCGCCATGATCCGGGACGGTTTGAAGTAAGGCATGGCCATGCATATTTCCCTTCGCGCTGGTGAGAAGATCTACATTAACGGGGCTGTTCTGTGTGCAGATCGGAAGGTCTCCTTGGAGCTTCTTAATGATGCGACGTTTCTTCTTGAAGCGCATGTGATGAAGGTTGAAAGCGCAACGACGCCGCTGCGCCAGCTCTACTTTATTGTCCAAATCATGCTTATGAATCCGAGCGATACGGTGGCGGCGCGCGATATGTTTGAGGGGTCTATTCGTATGATCATGGACATTTCCGGAGATGCATCGTTGCTGGCAGGATTAAGTGGCGTCAAGACGCTGGTCAGCAATGGACGGGCATTTGAAGCGCTCAAGGCGATCCGGATGCTATTTGGAATTGAGGCGGAGATTCTGGCCGGGCGCCGGCACGTTTCGCCAACGCAGGCGGCTTAGATCTCTCTTTGAAAGGGCAATCATGTCAGTCAATAGGATAAACACTGCGACTTCGACGCCGGGAGGCGCTTCGACGGCGGCGTCGAGCGCCACATCAAGCTCGGCGACAGTTGACTACAATCAGTTCCTGCAGCTGCTGGTCGCTGAACTGAAGAACCAGGACCCGACGAGTCCAACTGATCCAACGCAATACATGAGCCAGCTTGCCTCATTTTCCTCCGTCGAGCAACAGGTGCAAACCAATTCGACCCTCGACGCACTGTTAGCTACTCAATCGGGTGGCCTCGTTGGCCAGACTGTGACCTCTGCGGACGGGACGACAAGCGGAGTTGTGGCCTCGGTACAAACAAGCACGGGCGGCGGCGCCACCGCGACATTACAGAACGGCGGGACGGTGGCTCTCGGGTTTGGCGTGACGATCGGTTCGTCATGAATGAGGCCGACGCGCTCGAACTGATACGCTCGGCGATTTGGACCATAATCGTTGGATCTGGCCCGGCCGTCGGTGCGGCGATGATCGTCGGCCTCGTCATCGCTCTTTTTCAAGCGCTAACTCAAATTCAGGAGACTACGCTAACGTTCGTGCCGAAGATCGTCGTGATTTTCCTCGTGCTGACGGTAGGGGCGCCTTTTATAGGGGGCCAGATTTATGCTTTCACCGAACGCGTCTATGCGCGGATCGAAAAAGGCTTCTGATGTCTTTGAGTTCAGGCGACAATGTCTGCCCAGTATTATTGCTCGTCATGTCGGCGAGCGGCGCTTCGTCGGAAATGCGCCCAGGATCGGGCCGGCATTATGTTGGCCGATTCGCGCTGCAGTCATGGCGTCTGCGGCGCCTGTATCTACAGTGACGCTGGGTGCGCGCAGGCGGGTGTGCACCGCGGACAAAGCGTGCTAAGATACGGGAAGGCTTCGCACTTGTCTGGGGCGTTGGTTGCGCCTGCGGTGATAATTGAGTGCTGTAGGGCCTGCCTTCAAATCGATCGATTGGGTCGATGAAACGAGTGGACGCCCCATCTTGGGGTTCATTCGCAATGCGGGAATTAGGCGCTTCACGTAATCGGCGACTGACGGGCGAGCACTGTGTTCGGTTGCGCTCCGCACGGACAATGACGCTCAGTGGAAACAGGTGAGGACCGAAGCTCACCTCCGGCGCATTCCGTCTCGATCAGTAAGACGTGAACCGCGTGAAGCGCGTCTGCCTCAAAGCTGGAGGCCGCCGGCCCGTCGCGGGAATGGACGAGATGGGTAATGCATCCCGATAATCATGTAGCGTCGGCGATCTAGAGTCACTCCGGCGTAAGCTTCCTCCGCAAGACTGAACAAAGTAATAGCAGACGAGGGGCGTCGATGGGTGATATTGCATTGAGGACTTCGGTTGGCCCGAAGCGCCAGAGCGCGCGAGACGTCAGCTTCGCCGCAGGCATCATCGCCATTCTATCGATCTTCTTCCTTCCTATTCCGGCCTTCATGATCGATATCGGATTGGCGTTCTCGATCGCCTTATCGGTTCTCATACTGATGGTCGCCCTTTGGATTGAGCGGCCACTCGATTTCTCCGCCTTTCCGACCGTACTGCTGGTCGCAACCCTCCTGCGCCTTGCCCTCAACATAGCGACGACGCGTTCCATTCTGTCGAATGGCTCTGAGGGAGTTACGGCTGCGGGCTATATCATCGGCGGATTCTCCAAACTTGTCATGAGCGGCGACTTCGTCATTGGACTGATTGTGTTCGCGATTCTCATGACGGTGAATTTTGTGGTGATCACAAAGGGCGCGACGCGCATCGCGGAAGTTGGGGCGAGATTTACGCTCGACGCTATTCCAGGGAAGCAAATGGCAATCGATGCCGATCTGTCGGCGGGATTGATCGATGATAAAGAGGCGCAGCGCCGGCGCCGTGAACTGGAGGAGGAGAGCTCATTCTTCGGTTCAATGGACGGCGCTTCGAAATTTGTGCGCGGCGACGCAATTGCCGGATTGATCATTCTGGCGGTGAATATCTTTGGCGGCATCGTGATTGGCGCGACACGGCATAACATGCCCCTGCAGCAAGCGGCCGACGTCTACGTCAAGCTGTCGGTTGGCGACGGGTTGGTGTCGCAGATCCCAGCGCTGATTATTTCACTTTCGGCGGCGCTACTTGTGTCAAAGGGTGGCACAAGGGGTGCGACCGAGGCGGCGGTGCTTAACCAGCTTGTGAAATATCCTCGCGCGCTCTCGGTGGCTGCGCTGTTGATGTTCGGCATGGCGATTGCGCCAGGGTTGCCCTTCTTTCCATTCGCCGTTTTGGGGAGTGTTCTTGGCTTCGTCGCCTACGAGGCGCCAAAGCGTATAGCCAGGGAGCGTCAGGCGGAGGAGGCGCGACACGCGGCCGCCGAGCAGGCCGCGCAGCAGGAGGTCAGTGAATCTGTCAAGGAGTCGATGCGTTCGGCGGAAATCGAGCTCTGTCTTGGCAAACAATTGGCGACGCGCCTCCTCGTGTCCCACAATGAACTTGCCGCGCGCGTGGCGAAGATGCGACGCAAGTTTGCCAAGCAATATGGTTTCGTGGTCCCCGAAATCAAATTGTCGGATAGTCTGTCTGTTCCGACGAAAGGCTATCAGATCAAGATTCACGGCACTGTTGTAGCCGCGCATGAATTGCGGATCGGGGACCTCCTTGTCATCGTCGGCGATGGTCGCCGACCGGAACTGCCTGGCGACGACGTGCGCGAGCCGGCGTTTGGTATGAAGGCGGTATGGGTTTCGCAAACCTTCGCCAATGAGCTCAAACGGGAAGGAGTCAACCCGGTCGACAATATTTCGGTTCTGTTGACGCACCTTAGCGAAGTCATTCGCAACAATCTGTCGCAGCTCTTATCATACAAGGATATGCGGAGCCTCCTCGAACGGCTTGGGCCGGAATATAAGCGTCTAATCGATGATATCTGTCCCTCGCAGATTTCATACTCGGGGTTGCAGGCGGTGCTGAAACTTCTGCTTGCGGAGCGAGTATCGATCCGCAATCTGCATCTCATTCTGGAGGCGATCGCCGAGATCGCGCCGCATGCTCGTCGCGCGGAACAGGTCGTGGAGCATGTTCGCATGAGGATCGCGCAGCAGATCTGTGGCGATTTGATGGATGGGGGTAGTTTGAAGGTCCTTCGCCTTGGCAATCGCTGGGACCTTGCTTTCCATCAAAGCCTCAAGCGCGATTCCAAAGGCGAGGTAATCGAATTCGATCTCGATCCGGCAATGGTCGAAGATTTTGGCAGGAACGCGTCGGCGGTTATTCGGGAGCGTATGGACCAGGGGCATCAATTCGTCCTCGTCGCGACGCCTGAGGCGCGCCCCTATGTGCGCATGGTAGTAGAGCGCCTCTTCGCCACATTGCCTGTGCTTTCACATCTCGAGATAGCGCGCGGCGTTGAAATCAAATCGCTCGGCTCGATATCGTGATCGCGATAGGATCAGAGACCGTTCTGTCCGTCTTTGTTTTGTTTTGCCGGATCGGCGCCTGTCTGATGCTGATGCCCGGCATTTCGGGCCCGCGCATTCCGGTCAAGGTCCGATTATTCTCTAGCTTCGCGATAACGCTCGGGTTGGCGCCGCTCTTGTCGACGGAGATTGAACCAAAGTTGTCCGAGGCGCGACCGTTCGCGCTGTTGCAGATCATCCTCAGCGAAAGTCTGGTCGGTGCGTTGATAGGCTTCCTCGGCCGTATCTTCTTTGGCGCGCTGGAAACGCTGGCGAGCGCGATCGCCATGGCGATTGGCCTCTCGAG
Protein-coding sequences here:
- the flaF gene encoding flagellar biosynthesis regulator FlaF translates to MYQLSYAESIEESTKECRERERRALDHAIALLEKAETTGPGTAVTGEALQFLCKLWKALIEDLINPENDLPDVLRGDLVSIGIWVLREADAIQAGRADGLDSLIEVCAMIRDGLK
- the flbT gene encoding flagellar biosynthesis repressor FlbT, producing the protein MHISLRAGEKIYINGAVLCADRKVSLELLNDATFLLEAHVMKVESATTPLRQLYFIVQIMLMNPSDTVAARDMFEGSIRMIMDISGDASLLAGLSGVKTLVSNGRAFEALKAIRMLFGIEAEILAGRRHVSPTQAA
- the flgK gene encoding flagellar hook-associated protein FlgK — protein: MSLSSAARTTQSGLSTITAEIAALTRNISGATDTTVYSRKIANVATTSSGAQVVSLTRASNQAVFDNVLSATAASAAQQAISAGLDTLNQTIGDVSGSTSGSASTATSPAALISSFGNALQTYSASPSDSTAAAAAVTAAKSLVSGLNSASVTVQQARETADSGMASSVAAINSLLTQFQTANQQVVSGLASGADVTDAQDQRDTILQQLSQQIGISTTVGSNGDMSIYGDSGVTLFQGGVARTLTFEATSTYTASTAGNAVYVDGAAITGGSATMPIASGNLAGLATLRDTIAPTYQTQLDNMAGALINSFAESDQAGVGPSLPGLFTTPGATALPGANGGLASQISVNASVDPSQGGNVNLLRDGGISDTANTNYTYNTSGASGFTGRLSQLTSNLSATQTFSSAGGITTSASLSNYAAASVSWLEAERSSVSSSSSYQSTLLSTASTALSNATGVNINDEMSKMLDLEQSFSASAKLLTSINDMFNALAAAIIG
- a CDS encoding flagellar hook-associated family protein, with the protein product MSAFISTQSISSSLRQSVLKMQTELAASETEVSTGNYADIGLSLGSETGQSVSLQAETSFLQTISDTNSSVSTRLSTIQNNLSEMQTSAQTLLNSLLATNGATTSAVTAQSTGSNSLKSLIATLNSTLNGDYIFSGINTGNAPVTDYSAANAPNKQAVDAAFAAAFGMSQTSAGVSGISGSAMQSFLNTQFASLFQGTNWTTNWSSASDQTLTNTIAPNQTENTSVTANQAAFQELTQAYVMVSDLGGQNLSQSAYQAVTNTASKLLTSAINGLTDIQAGVGVVQSSVASANSQMSLQMDILSTQVSNLESVNTYEASTRVSELQTQIETSYSLTSQLKQLSLVQFL
- the flgD gene encoding flagellar hook assembly protein FlgD; this encodes MSVNRINTATSTPGGASTAASSATSSSATVDYNQFLQLLVAELKNQDPTSPTDPTQYMSQLASFSSVEQQVQTNSTLDALLATQSGGLVGQTVTSADGTTSGVVASVQTSTGGGATATLQNGGTVALGFGVTIGSS
- the flhA gene encoding flagellar biosynthesis protein FlhA, whose amino-acid sequence is MGDIALRTSVGPKRQSARDVSFAAGIIAILSIFFLPIPAFMIDIGLAFSIALSVLILMVALWIERPLDFSAFPTVLLVATLLRLALNIATTRSILSNGSEGVTAAGYIIGGFSKLVMSGDFVIGLIVFAILMTVNFVVITKGATRIAEVGARFTLDAIPGKQMAIDADLSAGLIDDKEAQRRRRELEEESSFFGSMDGASKFVRGDAIAGLIILAVNIFGGIVIGATRHNMPLQQAADVYVKLSVGDGLVSQIPALIISLSAALLVSKGGTRGATEAAVLNQLVKYPRALSVAALLMFGMAIAPGLPFFPFAVLGSVLGFVAYEAPKRIARERQAEEARHAAAEQAAQQEVSESVKESMRSAEIELCLGKQLATRLLVSHNELAARVAKMRRKFAKQYGFVVPEIKLSDSLSVPTKGYQIKIHGTVVAAHELRIGDLLVIVGDGRRPELPGDDVREPAFGMKAVWVSQTFANELKREGVNPVDNISVLLTHLSEVIRNNLSQLLSYKDMRSLLERLGPEYKRLIDDICPSQISYSGLQAVLKLLLAERVSIRNLHLILEAIAEIAPHARRAEQVVEHVRMRIAQQICGDLMDGGSLKVLRLGNRWDLAFHQSLKRDSKGEVIEFDLDPAMVEDFGRNASAVIRERMDQGHQFVLVATPEARPYVRMVVERLFATLPVLSHLEIARGVEIKSLGSIS
- the fliQ gene encoding flagellar biosynthesis protein FliQ, whose product is MNEADALELIRSAIWTIIVGSGPAVGAAMIVGLVIALFQALTQIQETTLTFVPKIVVIFLVLTVGAPFIGGQIYAFTERVYARIEKGF